ggaggatcccatatgccgcggagcggctgggcccgtgagccatggccgctgggcctgcgcatccggagcctgtgctccgcaacgggagaggccacaacagtgagaggcccacataccgcaaaaagaaaaaaaaaaaaaaaaaaaaatccttaacttaCTCACAGCTGCAAAGGCTTTTCTCCAAATCTGGTCACACTCATAGGTACCAGCAGTTAGAATGTGGACATAGATTTTGGGAAGCCACAATTCAACCCCTACAGGCAGGTATTACTACTCTCCCCAGGTTGTAAAAGAGGGGAGTGAAGTGGTCTGACGCTAGCTGCCCTGGTCGCCCCGCTGGGCAGTGCACAGCTGCAGATCTAGCTCTGTGGGACGCCGCAGTCCATGGACGTGCTCCCCTGTCCAGCCAGCTCCTCCTCCTTGACCTCACGAGGTCCGGAGCTTCTTGGGGTGATGACGCTGGTGTTGACGGAGATGGGAAATCAAGGCTGTCACTTAAGGAGTGTGTGCTATGGGCAGGGCCTTTGCTAAATAAGCCCGTTAGATGTGCAGAACCCACCCTAGACATAGGTCCGTTATGAACTGCGTCCCACTACTAGGGAAACCCAGTGTTAATGAGGCCCCACCTtggccaaggccacacagccagtgtGTCACAAAGCAGGGTACCCAGGCCCACCAAAGGCAAAGCCTGTGCCCTCGGCCGCCCATCTGAGCTGCCTCTCTCGGATCCACTCCCCAGCATCCCGGAGGCTTCACGGAGACGGTGTCCACGAGCTGTGACGGGCCGTCTGACAGTGTTTTCGTGCCTGTTGCtgtggcctccctggtggctctgaGGGGGTCTCCCCCCGTCTGGCTGGCAGAAGTGGGGCCCACATCCAGGGAGAGCCTGAGACGTGGGCAGATGTGATTCCAGGCCACGGGGCGCCCAGGGGGAGTGACCAGCAGGCCGGGGCCATCACTTGGTGGTCCACCctgcccgcccccccaccccagctccctaCCCACCTCGGGTCTCCAGGGCGGGATGGGAatcttcaaagtcagcagaagggcCTTGAGAGCTTCGGGGCCGACGCCCATGGCCAGGCCGGGAGGACGGCCAGCCCCACGgccctctctctgtgtctcctgctGGCCAGGCCTCGTGCGCGCCTCCAGCGTCTTCCCCATCCTCAGCACCGTCCTCCTCCTGCTCGGTGGGCTCTGCATTGGCGCCGGGAGACTCCACAGCCGCAAGAACAACGTCGTCCTCAGCGCCGGCATCCTCTTTGTGGCTGCAGGTGAGCTGTCCGCTCTGGTCCCCGCTGCACAGAGCGCTCTTCTGCGGCGTGCGGTGGGGGTGACAGGGGGCAGATCATAACATCGCCGTGGGTGACGCGGGTCCAAAGCACAGGGCGCCGGGCAGGGAGCGGGGAGCAGCTGCTTAACAGGTATGGGGTCTCCTTCTGGGTGATGTAAATGTTCTGGAACGAgcagaggtggtggttgcacaacaccgTGAATGAACTAAATGCCACTAAATTGTGCACTTTAAAGGGTTAATTTTACGTTACGGGAATTTCACCtccattaaaaataagaataactaGTCCAGGTGCGCAGAAGGCCACAGAGGGGCAGCGCTGGTGCCTTACAAGTCCCTGTCGGGGAGCCTGGCTGAGCTGGGGGTTGGGGCGGGCCTCAGAGGGATGCTCAGAAGCCAAGGCCTGAAGGAGTTGACCTGGTAcagaaaaggggtggggggggacacaGGGCCAGCGAGGGGGCAGGAGTCCAGGGTGCCTGGGGCAGAGTGAGCGAGGGGGGCGCGGGGGGGGAGCCCCACCTGCCCACCCTGACTGCCCGAGTCTCCTGGCTCCGAGATGGGCAACAGCACCTCTGCGCCCCCCAGAGCTGTGGGTGAGAGCAACCCACTCCCTGCCCAGTGGGTCTGAAACGGCTTAACATGGTCGCTCCTCTGAGCCTGGCCTCAGACAGCGCGCTGCGGCTGGAGGTGGGTCAGTGCTCACGCCTGGTCCAGGGGAGAATCCAGCGGCCTGAGTCGCCGGGGCTGGGGGCGTGGAGGGGCGTCTGAGGAGCAAAGCTCGGCCAGTGGCGTCCTCAAAACTCTGGGCAGCCCGGCGGGATGAAGATGACGGTGCAGCAGGGCTGGAGCAGCTGACTTCCTAGGCCTCGTTCCAGTAAATCAGCGTGAGAAATGTCACAAAGCTCCGCCCGCAGCCCTTTCCTGAATTGTCATCAAAGCTCCTTGCACTGTCCTAAGGGCGTTCTCGCTTTCAAAGAGCCTTTTTCTCATGCCGGACCTGTAAGGCAGAGCGGAGCGAGGGTCCCTGTGCCTGGTCTCTGAACCCTAAATCGGCCCAGTGGCACCGTGTGGGTGACAGTGAGGCTCCCAGTCATCAGGCCGGGCTTCCCTCACTGGCCCAGGAAGGGACCGGCGAGGGGCGCGACCCACGTAAGTCCCCGGAGGTCATCTCATCCCCATCTCTTCTCATGGCTTCTCTTGGAGAAGAAAGGTGACTGCCGTTTGCATCGCGGAACTGCGGGCCACAGCTACTCAGGGACGGGCTCAGAATCTCAGGGCCAGGGCTCCTGGCTGGCATGCTTGTGCTTTTTCTCCCGCCCCACTTCAGTCTTTGTCTCCTTCCAGTGcagtaaatatatgtgtgtgtgcatctgtggggGATGTATGTGagtgaggagtgtgtgtgtgtgtgagcgtgtgagtgtgtatgtgagtgtgagtgtgtgtgtgtgactgtgtgtgtatgAGCGTGTGTGTGAGCGACTTgagtgtgtgtgagcgtgtgactgtgtgtgtgagcgtgagcgtgtgagtgtgtgagcgTGTGTTGGAAAGGAGGATCTCCTTAGGAAGAAGCAGCACGCTCCTTCCTGGCCAGGTCCCTATCCTGTCCCTTCTCCTCACCTTAGCCCAGAACGGGGGCAAGGCAGGAAGGCAGGGACACACCccattctccctcctcctccaagcAGGCAGATTGCTCAAGGTGTGGACTTGAATCCTGCTGTGGCGTTTGAATCCTGTCCCCTTTCCTTTCccgaggaaggaaagaagacttCCATTAACACCAGTTGCCAGTGCTGCACGAGTGCACCCCCATCACCCCAGCTCCTGAGGAGGTGGTCACGTGGCCCAGGCGGTTTCCCTGAAGTCACCCGGCGGCAACGACAGGCTGAGCCCAGGGCTGTCAGCCTCTAAAGTGCGCTGCCCCCTGCATTGCCTGTTCCCCCTGGAGGAACCTTCTCAAAGGCATCTCCAGATGCCCTGGGTCTCCAGAGGGGCTGTGGAGCCTGGGGCGCAGAGACACTCAGCTGAAAGCACAGGTCTAGCCACAGAGGAGAGGACGTGGCAGCAAGAAAACACAATGGCCATGCAGGCAAGCAAGGGGCTGTTCGTTGGTTCCCATTTATTCCCTGGATCAAGGAGCCCCGATCGTGGGCCAAGGCAGCGCAGACCCAGAGTCACGCCCAGGGCCCGGCAGTGAGGTGAGACGAGCCGTGAATAATTCTAGGTGGAAAATGATCGGAGCCTCAGGAGAAATCTGGTCTAAAGGCTGGGAGAGTCAGAAGAGGACGCCGGTAACTTCTTTGGGAACATGGAATCAGCTGGGATGTGATCTACAGAGCATTCTTAGGACTTGTGCAGAATAGGGGAAGGAGAGACAAAGCCagcaggcaggggaggagggacGGAAGGAAGCAAACCGTGATTGTGAAAACCCGTGTCAGTGGGGGCTCTTCTGGAGCACAGTGGAAGGGGAGAGGAGTCCAGACCTACAGCTGGCTGGATCGCTGAGCCCTTAGCAGGACATACTCCAACCCATCCACGCTGGGAATGGTGCAGTAGGAAGATGCACAGAGGACCTGGGCAGGGCATAGATGATACAACACATTATGATAAAACACAATAGACTGTGATAGAACTCAAAGCATGCTCTGTGTGTGCTGGGTGCGGTGCTTTCTATGCAGTAGCTCGTTGAATCCACACACCCACCCAGTGCAGTGCGTGCCACTGGCATTCCCACTTTGCACATGAGGACCCTGAGAGGTAAGTAATTCGCATAAAGTTCCAGAGATGAGAGTCggtagaaccaggattcaaacccgggCAGCTCGGCTCTGCTCAACCTCACTGATAATGAGAGAAAATCACATAAACACACTAATGGGTTTCACCTCCCAGACTGGCAAAGATCCAGAAGTTTGATACTATGAGGTATAGGCTGATGAGACGTTTTGTGCCGCCATGGAGGGTGCTTGAGCTGGGACCCTGAATTCAAACACAACTACGCACAGCTCAAGATCGtgggacagaaaaaggacattagtggagaCCCCAGTGAGATCCGAGAAAAGTCTGGAAGGTAAATGGATAGTAGCACACCAGGTGGGCTTCCtggttgtaacaaatgtacccggTAACGTAGGACGTTAATGGGGGAAAACGGAACGGGAAGTTGGAAAGGGGCTCTCTCTGTACTGCCTTCACACCTTttcaataaatctaaaattatccccagataaaagtttgtttttaaacgCACACACCCAGTGGGGCAGCAGTTTCACTTCAAGGAATTCATCACATTTTTACTCACGCATGTGTGGAATGATGTAGACATAAGGCCGTCTCATAGCCGAGGGCTGGAAGCCACCTGCATGTCCAGAGCAGAGGCCTGGGTAGATAGATGCCCCTGCGGCGGGGTTGGTGCCATGAGCAGTTAGAAAGACAGAGACAGCTCTTCCTGTCCTGATAGGGAACTCTCTCTCGGGTGGCGACAGTTGAGTGAAAAGGCAAGGGGCCAAAGAGTATTGTGCAAAGAAAaagatggaagagagagagagagagagaggtggagggagggagagcgaCTGGATATGGATATGAGAAGGATATACGAGAGAAGATAACAGTAGCTGCCTTAGGAGGGGAATGGGTGGTAAGAGCCTGTGTTTTATTATATACTCACCCAAACTCTGTACTTCATTACCCATTCAAAATCAACTGCTTTTACTTAAAATTAGCAACCAGAACAAAGACATACCCACCAAAAAGGGGAGTGGCCACCATCCCCTGCTCCACCCATCTGCCTCCTGCTCCACCAACTGCCTTCTACTGCCCTCCCCTGCCCAGCAGCCCCTGCTCCGAGCACCAGCCCCTGCCCCGCCCACATGCCCCTGCTCCACCCACCTGTCCTCTGCTCCGCCCACCAGCCCCTGCTCCGCCCACCTGCCTCTGCCCAGCTGTGGGTCtaacctctctctgcctttgttccccaccccctcctgcttCCCTTTCAGGCCTCAGTAACATCATCGGCATCATCGTCTACATTTCCAGCAACACGGGAGACCCCAGCGACAAGCGCGACGAAGACAAAAAAAACCATTACAACTACGGCTGGTCTTTTTACTTCGGAGCCCTGTCTTTCATTGTGGCTGAGACCGTGGGCGTCCTGGCCGTAAACATTTAcattgagaaaaacaaagagttgagATTTAAGACCAGACGGGAGTTCCTTAAGGCTCCCTCCTCGTCACCCTACGCCAGGATGCCGAGCTACCGGTACCGGCGACGGCGCTCGCGGTCCAGCTCCAGGTCCACCGAGGCCTCCCCGTCCAGGGACGCATCTCCGGTGGGGCTGAAGATTGCCGGGGCCATTCCCATGGGCGAGCTGTCCATGTACACGCTGTCCAGGGAGCCCCTCAAGGTGACCACGGCCGCCAGCTACAGCCCCGACCAGGAGGCCGGCTTCCTGCAGGTGCACGACTTCTTCCAGCAGGACCTGAAGGGAGGCGTGCACATCAGCATGCTCAACCGGCGGACCACCCCGGTGTGAGCTGCCCCGTCCTCTCGGCACCGGCCTCTCCCCAGATGGGCGGCTTGGACCCCA
Above is a genomic segment from Mesoplodon densirostris isolate mMesDen1 chromosome 18, mMesDen1 primary haplotype, whole genome shotgun sequence containing:
- the CACNG4 gene encoding voltage-dependent calcium channel gamma-4 subunit; the protein is MVRCDRGLQMLLTTAGAFAAFALMAIAIGTDYWLYSSAYICNGTNLTMDDGPPPRRTRGDLTHSGLWRVCCIEGVYKGHCFRINHFPEDNDYDHDSSEYLLRLVRASSVFPILSTVLLLLGGLCIGAGRLHSRKNNVVLSAGILFVAAGLSNIIGIIVYISSNTGDPSDKRDEDKKNHYNYGWSFYFGALSFIVAETVGVLAVNIYIEKNKELRFKTRREFLKAPSSSPYARMPSYRYRRRRSRSSSRSTEASPSRDASPVGLKIAGAIPMGELSMYTLSREPLKVTTAASYSPDQEAGFLQVHDFFQQDLKGGVHISMLNRRTTPV